In Flavobacterium endoglycinae, one DNA window encodes the following:
- a CDS encoding DDE-type integrase/transposase/recombinase, translated as MCINCKSRLINIDKSSSNTAAIKVYKKRSFSKIKIRQCKYNIAEQDHRFIKWSIQNGLGFKSFESDKRTLSGIEVVNMLRKNQIIEPGILCLNHSVNWRADF; from the coding sequence ATCTGCATCAACTGCAAATCACGATTAATAAACATTGATAAAAGCAGCTCAAATACAGCAGCTATCAAAGTCTATAAAAAGCGCTCGTTCTCAAAGATTAAAATCCGGCAATGTAAATATAATATTGCAGAACAAGATCATCGTTTTATCAAGTGGAGTATACAAAACGGATTGGGTTTTAAAAGTTTTGAATCGGACAAACGGACCTTAAGCGGAATTGAAGTTGTGAATATGCTTAGAAAGAATCAGATTATTGAACCGGGGATACTATGTTTAAACCATTCTGTAAATTGGAG
- a CDS encoding cold-shock protein: MQEGTVKFFNEEKGFGFITPNNGGAEVFVHASGLSENIAQNDAVRYDVEEGRKGPNAVNVVVA; encoded by the coding sequence ATGCAAGAAGGTACAGTAAAATTTTTCAATGAAGAAAAAGGATTCGGATTCATAACTCCTAATAATGGAGGGGCCGAAGTTTTTGTTCATGCTTCAGGTCTGTCAGAAAACATCGCTCAAAACGATGCAGTACGATATGACGTAGAAGAAGGCCGTAAAGGTCCAAACGCAGTAAACGTAGTTGTAGCATAA
- a CDS encoding chemotaxis protein CheB, with product MKRPNYIIAIGASAGGLEEINTFFEHTPLDGAAYIIVQHLSSDFKSRMAELLSKHSRLEVKEAEQGMIVCNNVVYLIPNNKFMTIKDYRLHLTDKSKMNGPHLTINTFFNSLATACGKNAIGIILSGLGSDGTQGIKAIKEAGGMIIARNPETTEFSSMPAHAIATDMVDLVLEPAFMPSAIEFYIDHNQTVFDVNKNEEKIMFQITSFIKEKLSFDFSDYKLTTLLRRTKRRAASINIFALEKYLEILIITPDEVKALANDFLISVTSFFRDKDAYVVIEEKVFPELLKNMLPHEEIKIWVAGCATGEEAYSLAILLKEQLKGKFKDTIVKIFATDIDTAALKQAGKGIYSEDRMKNVDPIHLKKYFDQKGNDYIVRPDIRRMLIFAQHDLVKNPPYCNMHFISCRNVLIYMTPVLQKKVYAMLFFGLKTNGYLFLGSSENPLTIIENLEIVHKKYRIYKSLKDKRTATFGTFALPEMLDVAHKAFVKKADSLRFSHSSLIDKINIALADAMDYLAVCVDNENTVIKTYGNTSKYLIQQNFTTNLVELLPTPLALAYNSLSREVLKTNQTKGVKGILINQNGVVSQIKLSVSPVLLDFNFKGLIAVFNDDSSLMADKNEYAVFNEKEFHNKYTEILEEELKGIKKELTASYDKLDATNENMQSFNEELISANEEMQSTNEEMQSVNEELHTINADYQLKNKELLEINDDLNNYFRSNVNGQLFIDNEMRLMKFSPGAIKHINLLETDIGRPITHISTNIKFDTIIADTELVLEKGVVITKEIQAVNGKWYQVMVMPYIQTNQNNNGAIITFNDITELKHTQSELNDKNLSLLRINEDLDHFIHAASHDLLTPLGNIESTIRILNDEMPLMDPTHSNYLNIINSSIKSFRGLITDIATIAKVENDMIALESVNLNEIVDTIEWSLKDAILASRAKVIRDFEINEIQFSKKNLRSVLYNMIANSIKFRSNNPPIITIKSFKKGTQCMLTIEDNGSGITEQGMEKIFDMYGKLHQDIEGSGIGLYLAKKIINAAGGNIQVESELNRGTKFIINIGGKCLD from the coding sequence ATGAAAAGACCTAATTATATTATTGCTATTGGAGCTTCTGCAGGTGGTTTGGAAGAGATTAATACTTTCTTTGAGCACACTCCACTCGATGGTGCCGCTTATATAATCGTACAGCATCTATCGAGTGATTTTAAGAGCCGAATGGCTGAGCTGCTCTCAAAGCACAGCAGACTTGAGGTAAAAGAAGCTGAGCAAGGTATGATTGTCTGCAACAATGTGGTATATCTCATTCCCAATAATAAGTTTATGACCATTAAAGATTATAGACTGCATCTGACAGATAAAAGCAAAATGAATGGGCCGCATCTGACTATCAATACTTTCTTTAATTCACTTGCAACAGCCTGTGGTAAAAATGCTATTGGTATCATTCTTTCAGGCTTAGGGTCGGATGGCACCCAAGGTATTAAAGCTATCAAAGAGGCCGGAGGAATGATTATTGCCAGAAATCCTGAAACTACGGAATTCAGCAGTATGCCGGCACACGCCATTGCGACCGATATGGTGGATTTGGTTCTAGAACCTGCTTTTATGCCAAGTGCCATTGAATTTTATATAGATCATAATCAAACAGTATTTGACGTAAATAAAAATGAAGAAAAAATAATGTTTCAGATTACCAGCTTCATAAAGGAGAAATTATCCTTTGATTTCTCTGATTACAAGCTGACGACCCTTCTTAGAAGAACAAAAAGACGCGCCGCATCCATTAATATCTTCGCACTGGAAAAATATTTAGAAATATTGATCATAACTCCCGATGAAGTGAAGGCATTAGCCAATGATTTTTTGATCAGCGTAACATCCTTTTTTAGAGATAAAGATGCTTACGTGGTGATAGAGGAAAAAGTATTCCCAGAGTTACTGAAAAACATGCTGCCCCACGAAGAAATCAAAATTTGGGTAGCGGGATGTGCTACAGGAGAAGAAGCCTATTCGCTGGCCATTCTGTTGAAAGAGCAGTTAAAAGGTAAATTTAAGGATACAATTGTAAAAATATTTGCAACCGATATTGATACTGCAGCCTTGAAACAGGCAGGTAAGGGTATTTACAGCGAAGATAGAATGAAAAATGTAGATCCGATCCACTTAAAAAAATATTTTGACCAAAAAGGAAATGATTATATCGTCAGACCTGACATACGCAGGATGCTTATATTCGCCCAGCACGATCTTGTCAAAAATCCGCCTTATTGTAATATGCATTTTATCAGCTGCCGAAATGTGCTGATTTATATGACTCCTGTATTACAAAAAAAGGTATATGCCATGCTGTTCTTTGGTCTTAAGACTAACGGCTATTTGTTTTTAGGATCGAGCGAAAATCCATTGACTATCATCGAAAACTTGGAAATTGTTCATAAAAAATACCGTATCTATAAAAGCCTTAAAGACAAGCGCACCGCAACCTTTGGAACTTTTGCTCTCCCTGAAATGCTTGATGTAGCTCACAAAGCCTTTGTCAAGAAAGCCGATTCTTTAAGGTTTTCACACAGCTCGCTAATTGATAAAATAAACATTGCCCTGGCTGACGCAATGGATTATCTTGCTGTCTGCGTGGATAACGAAAATACCGTTATAAAAACCTACGGAAATACTTCTAAATACCTGATTCAGCAAAACTTCACCACCAATTTGGTAGAATTGCTCCCCACTCCCCTTGCATTGGCTTACAATTCATTGAGCAGAGAGGTATTGAAGACCAATCAAACTAAAGGAGTTAAAGGGATATTGATTAATCAGAACGGTGTTGTGTCGCAAATAAAACTTTCGGTTAGTCCCGTATTGCTTGATTTCAACTTTAAGGGATTAATTGCAGTTTTTAATGATGACAGCAGCCTAATGGCTGATAAAAATGAATACGCAGTGTTCAATGAAAAAGAATTCCACAACAAGTATACCGAAATACTGGAAGAAGAATTAAAAGGAATCAAGAAAGAACTAACTGCTTCTTATGACAAATTAGATGCTACAAATGAAAACATGCAGTCTTTTAATGAAGAATTAATTTCGGCAAACGAGGAAATGCAGAGTACAAATGAAGAAATGCAGTCAGTAAATGAAGAATTACATACTATAAACGCCGATTATCAGTTAAAAAATAAGGAACTGCTCGAAATCAATGACGACCTTAATAACTATTTTAGAAGTAATGTCAATGGCCAGCTTTTTATTGATAACGAAATGAGACTTATGAAATTTTCTCCTGGAGCCATTAAACACATCAACTTACTCGAAACAGATATTGGAAGACCCATTACTCATATTTCTACAAACATAAAATTTGACACTATCATTGCCGACACAGAGCTGGTTTTAGAAAAAGGAGTGGTAATTACTAAGGAAATTCAAGCTGTCAACGGCAAATGGTATCAGGTTATGGTAATGCCCTACATTCAGACAAACCAAAATAATAATGGTGCGATTATAACTTTTAATGATATTACCGAATTAAAACATACCCAATCTGAATTAAACGATAAAAATCTAAGCTTGCTGCGGATTAATGAAGATTTAGATCATTTTATCCATGCAGCCTCTCATGATCTTCTAACTCCTTTAGGCAATATTGAGAGCACCATTAGAATTTTGAACGATGAAATGCCTTTAATGGATCCTACACATTCTAACTATTTGAATATTATTAATAGTTCAATTAAAAGCTTTCGCGGACTGATTACAGATATTGCAACAATTGCAAAGGTGGAAAATGATATGATTGCCCTTGAATCGGTTAATTTAAATGAAATAGTTGATACTATTGAATGGAGCCTTAAAGATGCAATTTTAGCTTCAAGAGCAAAAGTCATTAGGGATTTTGAAATAAATGAGATTCAGTTTTCGAAAAAAAATCTCAGAAGCGTACTATATAATATGATAGCCAATTCAATAAAATTCCGCAGTAACAATCCTCCCATAATTACAATTAAATCATTTAAAAAAGGAACTCAATGTATGTTGACAATAGAGGATAATGGCAGCGGAATAACTGAACAGGGAATGGAGAAGATTTTCGATATGTATGGAAAGCTCCATCAAGATATTGAGGGATCTGGAATTGGACTTTATCTGGCTAAAAAAATTATAAATGCTGCCGGTGGAAACATACAAGTGGAGAGTGAGCTTAACAGAGGCACAAAATTCATCATCAATATCGGTGGAAAATGTTTAGATTAA
- a CDS encoding sensor histidine kinase, whose translation MTAVIRAADWSNTSVGEIDKWSMALRSALGIMLNSRFPMFLFWGKDMTCFYNDACLDAMGIRGKHSSILGKSRAGSLSEMWHIISPIIKNVLKSGEASWHEDQRVPIFRSGKMVYSYWTSSYSAVCDDFEKIEGILVAMNDVTEKVEARKKKEEAEERTRLAAEIAQIATWDLDLQTHKMIHSESLATIFGHEKNVQLTYADIISQFQPDDIADVVEKAFELSMQSGTYKYEARVIKNNGELGWIRSHGKIFFDSTHEPLKIIGTLIDITEEKNHSEILMESELKFRLLADALPQLIWTADANGALNYFNLSVLIYAGINYRDLNAGGFQKLIHPDELEQFDSKWTSALITGDDFLLEHRLLRQDGVYRWFYSRAIAQKDAAGKIQKWVCTSTDIQQQKNFTEELEKKVSERTAELENTNVNLVNMNIELQSFAYISSHDLQEPLRKIQTFISRLNDTEEMKFSAAAKEYFEKINAAADRMQLLIQDLLAYVRTSVTDKVFMIKNLQELAEEIKEDYRERIQETNAVVEIRNLCEAKVIPFQFRQLFNNLIGNALKYSKPGIPPHILINGSLINGFEIKNLGANVDSTYCHISIADNGIGFDMEYKDKIFQIFQRLHSKTEYSGTGIGLAIVKKIVENHNGIITASGAENQGATFDIYIPEL comes from the coding sequence ATGACTGCTGTCATAAGAGCTGCTGATTGGAGTAATACAAGTGTTGGTGAAATCGATAAATGGAGCATGGCTTTACGTTCTGCACTGGGAATTATGCTTAATTCGAGGTTTCCCATGTTCTTGTTTTGGGGTAAGGATATGACTTGTTTTTACAATGACGCATGCCTTGACGCTATGGGTATACGAGGCAAACATTCCAGTATACTGGGAAAATCCCGAGCTGGATCTTTATCTGAAATGTGGCATATCATTTCTCCAATAATAAAAAACGTATTAAAAAGTGGAGAAGCTTCATGGCATGAAGACCAGCGGGTTCCGATTTTTAGAAGCGGAAAAATGGTATATAGCTACTGGACTTCAAGCTATAGTGCCGTTTGCGACGATTTCGAAAAAATCGAAGGCATTCTGGTAGCCATGAATGATGTGACGGAAAAAGTAGAAGCTAGAAAAAAAAAGGAAGAAGCTGAAGAACGAACGCGATTAGCAGCGGAAATTGCCCAAATCGCAACCTGGGACTTGGATCTCCAGACCCACAAGATGATACATTCCGAAAGCTTGGCAACCATCTTTGGACATGAAAAAAATGTACAGCTTACTTATGCTGATATCATTAGCCAGTTTCAGCCAGACGATATAGCTGACGTTGTAGAAAAAGCTTTTGAACTTTCGATGCAGAGCGGAACTTATAAATATGAGGCGAGAGTCATTAAAAATAATGGTGAGCTGGGATGGATAAGGTCGCATGGAAAAATATTTTTCGATTCTACTCATGAACCTCTAAAAATTATAGGAACGCTGATAGATATAACTGAAGAAAAAAATCACAGCGAAATTCTCATGGAAAGCGAATTGAAATTCAGGCTGCTGGCCGATGCATTGCCTCAGCTAATATGGACAGCAGATGCCAATGGGGCCTTGAATTATTTTAATCTTTCGGTCTTGATCTACGCAGGAATCAATTATCGTGATTTAAATGCCGGAGGTTTTCAAAAACTCATCCATCCAGATGAACTTGAGCAATTTGACAGCAAGTGGACCAGCGCTTTAATTACAGGTGATGACTTTTTATTGGAGCATCGTTTACTTCGGCAAGACGGAGTATACAGATGGTTTTATAGCCGCGCAATTGCTCAAAAGGATGCAGCAGGAAAAATACAAAAATGGGTTTGCACCAGTACCGATATCCAGCAGCAAAAAAACTTTACGGAAGAATTAGAAAAAAAAGTCAGCGAGCGCACAGCCGAACTGGAGAACACCAATGTCAATTTGGTAAATATGAACATTGAATTACAGTCTTTTGCATATATATCGAGTCATGATCTGCAGGAGCCTTTACGAAAAATTCAAACTTTTATCAGCAGGCTCAATGATACCGAAGAAATGAAATTTTCTGCAGCTGCCAAAGAATATTTTGAAAAGATCAATGCTGCTGCAGACAGAATGCAGCTCTTGATTCAGGATCTTTTGGCTTATGTTAGAACAAGTGTGACAGACAAGGTATTTATGATTAAAAACCTACAGGAATTAGCGGAGGAAATTAAGGAAGATTACAGGGAAAGAATACAAGAAACCAATGCTGTTGTAGAGATTCGCAATTTATGCGAAGCAAAAGTGATTCCTTTTCAGTTTAGACAGCTTTTTAATAATTTGATAGGAAATGCGCTCAAATATTCCAAACCAGGGATACCGCCGCATATCTTAATAAATGGAAGTCTGATAAACGGATTCGAAATTAAAAATTTGGGTGCAAACGTAGATTCTACATACTGCCATATAAGTATTGCTGATAATGGGATCGGTTTTGATATGGAATACAAGGATAAGATTTTTCAAATCTTCCAAAGACTGCATAGCAAAACAGAATATTCGGGTACCGGTATTGGACTGGCAATAGTAAAAAAAATTGTCGAAAACCACAATGGAATAATTACTGCATCCGGAGCAGAAAATCAAGGTGCGACATTTGATATTTATATCCCGGAGCTATGA
- a CDS encoding PAS domain-containing sensor histidine kinase, with protein MYQNPSLLQNIIDFIPLPIGVYVGDSLKIELANAAMIKTYGKGNDVLGKTYLEVVPEIEKQQILEQALGVLKTGNAFHAVGRKVDLVIQGIMTEHYFNYSFIPLFDDQGKVYGVLNTGTDVTDLQLAKQEVLNSNERLKMAVDSSGIGSYEIDLATKKIKTSGNFDTMCSIESEATSEDLIAKIHPDDLPAREKAHQQAKTTRRISYEARIISADNSARWIKINGKIIKDQDGNPKTIIGIIQDIHEQREFEEELKKQVASRTDELTRSNSDLMHFASVVSHDLREPLRKIKIFNNLLRNDIEDNVNDKSKKYLHKVSQSAQRMENIIEGILTYSTLDKALQHNETIDLNEIVENIKIDLELIIKEKNAILVTCDLPQIEGAPILINQLLYNLIQNALKFSKADQPPRVIITSTIINSNGNQYVQITIKDNGIGLDAVLSHLSESNIRI; from the coding sequence ATGTATCAAAATCCAAGCCTTCTGCAAAATATAATCGACTTTATTCCCCTGCCCATTGGGGTGTATGTGGGAGATAGCCTAAAAATTGAACTGGCCAATGCCGCGATGATTAAAACTTACGGAAAAGGAAATGATGTACTTGGAAAAACCTATCTGGAGGTTGTTCCCGAAATTGAAAAACAGCAGATCCTCGAGCAGGCACTAGGCGTGCTTAAAACCGGCAATGCCTTTCATGCTGTAGGCAGAAAGGTTGATCTGGTAATACAGGGCATTATGACCGAACATTATTTTAATTATAGTTTCATTCCGCTCTTTGATGACCAGGGAAAAGTATACGGTGTACTTAATACCGGCACCGACGTTACCGATCTACAGCTGGCCAAACAAGAAGTATTAAACTCAAATGAAAGACTTAAAATGGCTGTTGACAGCTCCGGTATAGGAAGTTATGAAATAGACCTTGCTACAAAAAAAATCAAAACATCGGGAAACTTTGACACTATGTGTTCCATTGAGAGCGAAGCTACCAGTGAAGATTTAATTGCAAAAATTCATCCTGATGACCTGCCTGCTCGTGAAAAGGCACATCAGCAGGCTAAAACAACCCGAAGAATAAGTTATGAGGCCAGAATTATCAGTGCTGATAACTCCGCCCGCTGGATTAAAATCAATGGAAAGATTATAAAGGATCAGGATGGAAATCCAAAAACTATAATTGGAATTATTCAGGATATCCATGAGCAGAGAGAATTTGAGGAAGAATTAAAAAAACAGGTGGCCAGCCGCACTGATGAACTCACACGCTCCAATAGTGACCTGATGCATTTTGCCAGCGTGGTCAGCCACGATCTTCGTGAACCGCTTCGAAAAATTAAAATTTTTAATAACCTTTTACGAAATGATATCGAAGACAATGTCAATGACAAATCAAAAAAATACCTTCATAAAGTAAGCCAGTCAGCCCAGAGAATGGAAAACATTATAGAAGGAATCCTGACCTATTCGACCCTTGACAAAGCCTTGCAGCATAACGAAACCATCGATCTCAATGAGATTGTTGAAAATATAAAAATAGACCTGGAACTGATCATAAAAGAAAAAAATGCCATTTTAGTTACCTGTGATCTTCCTCAGATAGAAGGCGCGCCAATCCTGATTAACCAGCTTTTGTATAACCTGATACAAAATGCCTTAAAATTTTCAAAAGCAGATCAGCCTCCCAGGGTTATAATAACAAGTACTATTATAAATAGCAATGGTAACCAATATGTGCAAATCACCATCAAGGATAACGGCATAGGGCTCGATGCGGTTCTGTCGCATCTGTCAGAATCAAATATAAGAATTTAA
- a CDS encoding IS6 family transposase codes for MNTKGHCYPKSIILQAVYFKLRFTLSYRDVEEIMKMRGVHVDHATIQRWVFKFTPLLDSEMKKRKSKVGKSWRLDETYIKIKGIWCYLYRAVDKLGNTVDFLLTRRRQRMSAQSFLIKAIANNYLPRVINIDKSGSNTAAIQVYNKRSFSKIKIRQCKYLNNIVEQDHRFIKWRIQNGLGFKNFESARRTLSGIEVVHMLRKNQMIRPGISMFKSFCKLAG; via the coding sequence ATGAATACGAAAGGGCATTGCTATCCGAAATCTATTATACTGCAGGCAGTATATTTTAAGCTTAGGTTTACATTAAGCTATCGGGATGTTGAAGAGATCATGAAAATGCGAGGAGTTCATGTTGATCATGCTACCATTCAGCGCTGGGTTTTTAAGTTTACACCTTTGCTTGATTCAGAGATGAAGAAGAGAAAAAGTAAAGTAGGTAAAAGTTGGAGATTGGATGAAACTTATATCAAAATAAAAGGTATTTGGTGTTATTTATATAGAGCAGTAGATAAACTAGGCAATACAGTAGACTTTCTTTTGACAAGAAGAAGACAAAGAATGAGTGCTCAGTCATTTCTAATTAAAGCAATTGCTAATAATTACCTTCCAAGAGTAATAAATATTGATAAAAGCGGTTCTAATACCGCAGCAATCCAAGTCTATAACAAGCGTTCGTTCTCAAAGATTAAAATTCGGCAGTGTAAATATCTCAACAATATTGTAGAACAGGACCATCGATTTATAAAATGGAGGATACAAAACGGGTTAGGCTTTAAAAACTTTGAATCAGCAAGACGAACATTGAGTGGAATTGAAGTTGTGCATATGCTTAGAAAGAATCAGATGATTAGACCAGGGATATCTATGTTTAAATCATTCTGTAAATTAGCAGGCTAA
- a CDS encoding PAS domain-containing sensor histidine kinase has protein sequence MHPNTILLQDIADNTLLPTAAYTGDNLTIVFANQAMTETWGRGKQVLGRTFSEVLPDSNKEYLSNQALSVLKTGIPIQARDEKVEVSRNGAILSYYFNYSFIPLYDQDKNIYGVLNTAADVTDLHESRQKTLQADERLKMAVDASGIGTYEINLTTREVTSCGNFKQILAVDELKDIDELISKIHPEDLAVRENAHREAEITGLISYEARIISSQSEKWVKITGKIIRDVNGSPQTIIGTILDINEQKKFQEELKKQVAQNTEELRRSNDDLLHFARIVSHDLKEPVRKIKFFNNLLKNEAQGFIKEKSKNYFDKLDQSAQRMQNIIEGILAYSTINKSIQTVERINLNEIFETIKTDLELIIKEKGAILITRELPDVEGAPILIHQLFYNLIQNALKFSKPDQPPRVTIKSSIIKDNGSDFLRIMIKDNGIGLDPVYAERIFNDFERLHSKDEYEGNGLGLSLCRKIVKRHNGTINASGKKDNGAEFTVTLPLRQNRSAI, from the coding sequence ATGCATCCAAATACGATTCTTCTGCAAGACATAGCGGACAATACCCTTCTGCCTACGGCCGCCTATACTGGTGATAATCTTACAATTGTATTTGCTAACCAAGCTATGACCGAAACTTGGGGCAGAGGAAAGCAGGTGCTGGGCAGAACATTTAGCGAAGTGCTTCCAGATTCTAATAAAGAGTATTTATCTAATCAGGCTCTGAGCGTTTTAAAAACGGGAATACCAATTCAAGCCAGGGATGAAAAAGTAGAAGTCAGCAGAAATGGTGCCATTTTATCCTATTACTTCAACTATAGTTTTATTCCGCTTTACGATCAAGATAAAAATATCTACGGCGTACTTAATACCGCTGCAGATGTAACAGATCTTCATGAATCCAGACAGAAGACCCTTCAGGCGGATGAAAGGCTTAAAATGGCAGTTGATGCTTCTGGAATAGGAACATACGAGATAAATCTAACAACCAGAGAAGTTACTTCATGTGGAAACTTTAAGCAGATTCTAGCAGTTGATGAACTGAAAGATATTGATGAATTGATTTCAAAAATACATCCAGAAGATCTGGCTGTCCGCGAGAATGCACATAGAGAAGCCGAAATTACAGGGCTGATATCTTATGAAGCAAGAATAATCAGCAGCCAGTCGGAGAAGTGGGTAAAAATAACCGGAAAGATTATTCGTGATGTAAATGGATCCCCACAGACCATTATAGGAACTATTCTGGATATTAATGAGCAGAAGAAGTTTCAGGAAGAATTAAAAAAACAGGTTGCACAAAACACAGAAGAGCTTCGCCGCTCCAATGATGATCTGCTGCATTTTGCCCGTATTGTCAGCCATGATCTTAAAGAGCCTGTAAGGAAAATTAAGTTTTTCAATAATCTCTTAAAAAATGAGGCACAGGGTTTTATAAAAGAAAAATCTAAAAATTATTTTGATAAACTGGATCAGAGCGCACAGAGAATGCAGAATATTATTGAAGGAATTTTAGCCTACTCCACTATTAACAAATCCATACAGACTGTTGAAAGAATAAATCTCAATGAGATTTTTGAAACTATTAAAACCGATCTCGAGCTTATCATAAAAGAAAAAGGAGCCATACTGATTACCAGGGAACTTCCTGATGTAGAAGGGGCTCCTATTCTGATACACCAGCTCTTTTACAACCTTATCCAAAATGCGCTAAAGTTTTCAAAACCCGATCAGCCCCCGCGTGTTACCATAAAATCGTCGATTATAAAGGATAACGGTTCGGACTTTTTAAGAATCATGATTAAGGATAATGGAATCGGGCTGGACCCAGTCTACGCTGAACGGATTTTTAATGATTTTGAAAGGCTGCATTCAAAAGATGAGTACGAAGGAAACGGCCTGGGGCTTTCGCTCTGCAGAAAAATAGTAAAAAGGCATAATGGAACAATAAATGCTTCCGGAAAAAAAGATAATGGTGCAGAATTTACAGTTACTCTTCCATTAAGACAGAACAGATCTGCAATTTAA
- a CDS encoding DDE-type integrase/transposase/recombinase, which produces MSGFDSGGSTVDLLSTRRRQRVSARSFLIKAVNNNCRPTIVNIDKSGCNTSAIRVYNKSSFSNIKIRQ; this is translated from the coding sequence ATGTCGGGCTTTGATAGTGGTGGCAGTACGGTGGATCTTCTTTCGACCAGAAGAAGGCAGAGAGTGAGTGCCCGGTCCTTCCTGATTAAGGCGGTAAATAATAACTGCCGGCCAACCATAGTAAATATAGACAAAAGCGGCTGTAACACCAGCGCAATACGGGTTTACAACAAAAGCTCATTTTCCAATATAAAGATTAGGCAATGA
- a CDS encoding cold-shock protein, which produces MQEGTVKFFNEEKGFGFITPNNGGAEVFVHASGLSESIRQDDAVRYDIEEGPKGPNAVNVVVA; this is translated from the coding sequence ATGCAAGAAGGTACAGTAAAATTTTTCAATGAAGAAAAGGGATTCGGATTCATAACTCCTAATAATGGAGGAGCCGAAGTTTTTGTTCATGCTTCAGGCCTGTCAGAAAGCATCCGTCAAGACGATGCAGTACGATATGACATCGAAGAAGGCCCTAAAGGTCCAAACGCAGTAAACGTAGTTGTAGCATAA
- a CDS encoding IS3 family transposase, with amino-acid sequence MYRWRNELSKDGSKSFCGRTPEQKRIAELKLALRRKLKKVEIQIEITQSAGRYIREGKPHIFHFIENNLDKYSLWRMCQVLGIVPATYINWKNKILSPRKRKTILLEKEITSIFYEYKEMYGNAKIAAELQSRGIQLKLCAVSWYMKRLGLVSKHSTKNKVKSSIRFTAHNPCIFPNVLNRQFKADKPSLIWVTGIASLETAQGLLYLTIIIDLFDRKIIGWNLSEHLTIRETSMPAWEMAVQNRGTKKGLIFHSDRSSQYANKIFTRKLNSYEHIIRSMARAGNHLDNAVPRSFFISIKSELVNLNSLPTKKDMEDKVDHYIENLNSKVVTS; translated from the coding sequence ATTTACAGATGGCGGAATGAACTTAGCAAAGACGGATCAAAAAGCTTTTGCGGCAGAACTCCTGAACAAAAACGGATTGCAGAACTTAAGCTCGCACTGAGAAGAAAACTAAAAAAAGTTGAAATTCAAATTGAAATAACACAAAGCGCAGGCAGATATATTCGTGAAGGCAAGCCGCATATTTTTCACTTTATTGAAAACAATCTAGATAAATATTCACTTTGGAGAATGTGCCAAGTTTTAGGTATAGTGCCGGCTACTTATATTAACTGGAAAAACAAAATACTTTCTCCCAGAAAACGTAAGACAATTTTATTAGAGAAAGAAATAACTTCTATATTCTATGAATATAAAGAGATGTACGGTAATGCAAAAATTGCAGCAGAATTACAAAGCCGGGGCATTCAATTAAAATTGTGCGCAGTATCCTGGTATATGAAAAGACTGGGCCTTGTCAGTAAACATAGCACAAAAAACAAGGTCAAATCCAGTATACGATTTACTGCTCATAATCCTTGTATTTTTCCTAACGTTTTAAATAGACAGTTTAAAGCCGACAAACCTTCTCTGATCTGGGTAACCGGCATAGCGAGTCTGGAAACAGCCCAGGGGCTGCTGTATCTGACAATTATCATAGACTTATTCGACAGAAAAATTATTGGATGGAATCTAAGCGAACATTTGACAATAAGAGAAACCTCCATGCCTGCCTGGGAAATGGCTGTTCAAAACCGCGGAACAAAAAAAGGGCTTATATTTCATTCTGACAGATCATCTCAATACGCCAATAAAATTTTCACTCGTAAATTAAACTCTTATGAGCATATTATAAGAAGTATGGCCCGGGCAGGAAATCATTTAGACAATGCTGTCCCCAGGAGCTTTTTTATTTCCATTAAATCGGAACTAGTTAATTTAAACAGTCTTCCAACAAAAAAGGATATGGAAGACAAAGTAGATCACTATATTGAAAATCTCAATTCAAAAGTCGTAACGTCATAA